DNA from Eucalyptus grandis isolate ANBG69807.140 chromosome 5, ASM1654582v1, whole genome shotgun sequence:
ttctaggcaatgcttacatatggacaaatcgacttattcaatattgcccaacaagccctctttggctagtctattcatatgttgttggccaatatgaccaagtctagcatgccacacattcacatcattatcacatgaagtaaaagacgtgaaacaagggaataacatattgacatcactatacaaacatttagtacaataaaaccattcgaagtgaccacaaccatagtagtttgtatctaaacacaaatctacatcGTTATTActaagttcacactaaaaccaagcttaaccaacatcaaaatgtacaattaaatttcgacgaatctccagagcatttagaacatcatgtaggaacaagttgcgtccaccacacatgttgGGCTACATGTGCCAACTTTTAACTTCAGCTTTGGAGTTGTTTTCCACATAGATCTACCAGCCCGCCAGCTCGTTTCAATTCCACGAAGGACTtctttatccttcgctacatcgtcCGTTGCTCCcgatctacagtccacaaaggattggattcagccaataattcagaacttgacacataatcaaagttctcaaatgtacaagaggtgtttacttTCTTGGCTCACGACAAGCCAAGGAGATAAGACCCCCTTCTTGTCACAACTTGTAACATTTCactcttgacattttcttcacttgaggacgttttctctttgtgttggttaactcgtgatctcttgcaataaggacttgatcctttacATTCCCACATAtcaacgaatcaatacgcttgcgcttagagccaAAACTCTtttatgagctagaaccagcattgcaaatatctattctcgctcacatgccgttaaggtcctctaccagctcaaagTGGCAGACAAAGtattctcaagatcttccataacatggtcaagagcttctagctTTTCGTTTTCCACATAATAATCTTTATATTCACTATTTACAATTGTAGCCATTCAGTCAGAATTACATTCTTAGTTCCAACTATCGTTCGAACACATCgtacatacatgcacgaataattaatgcctatcatttatgcatcctatttacatagactccatcatattaatgaataatttcaagtaaggcttcggAATCAAaatcactacgtttccaatcatcctccaaaatcctaacttaaaactatcattaatatgattgtcatatgcaaatcaattctatgaagttacaaaacttctataactacccacaaatttaactacccacaaagaacACAGCGGTAAGAAGCAAAATTATCTAACATCTAATAGAATAACAAGgttttcacataatacaactatacattacactaagcaatatatacaaagaaaaatatcaacatggaaagagatatttacatctataaaaaaatctcacaattaatctaagaaataattaggaaatgtcccttctaatctatgcCCAAAACATCCGAGAAAAACgaaggtacatttgccaaccatggaaaaactttggAGAGCTCATGTCGCCATTAAGGCGCATTCACTCGCGCCACGTAGCGACAATCTAAGGGCCAAGCTGAAGCAACTAATCCTATACTCCcaaaaagcttccaccagcctcctataacccggacCACGCGACCTCCCATAACCGACTAACACTCGCTTGCCATTCAGTAAGAGTGTTCAACAAAgcccggcaccttctcaaaatccgcataagataaccattatcATGATTTCCTCAGATCATCCGATCACctgaccatatgtgatactaaatcaccatcaagccatcgaaaatcagctaactctttcatacTAGCCTTTTCAgcctagctcttccttcgttcGTTTCTGGGTTGCGGTCCGTATAACGATCATAGCCCGCAACAATGCGTAACTAAattggatcacttataatccataataaacaaaatggaaaatacataaatttccatgattcatgcaacaaatgcagataaaaatggattacctacaacctacatagacataattgaaaaaaagaaacaaattccttttttttttttttttgggtcaacggtcaaagccAACGGTCAACGctcagtcaacggtcaacggcgTCGGTCAACGAGTCAACGGCCGTCAACGGTCAGCGGGTCAACGGCTGGTCGCCAGACCGGCCGGACGGCCGGGCCGGCCGCAAGCCGTTCGCGTGAACCGCCCCGCACGTGTTTCACTTGCACATTGGCCGACGCTAACAAGACGTTAGCCACATGAGCCACACGCTGCGTTTGCCCACATGGTCAGCCGTCGGGTGCCGGCGTGACCTCTCGCAGTCGCTGCTTGGGATGATTATCGTGGCCATCCAAGCGGTTACCTACCGTTGGATGACGCCATGGTGACGTCATCGCGTGCCGCGCGCGGCcgccggcgcgcacgtgccggttcgtcaccGCGCCAGCGCACGCGCCGGCCATAGCGCGTCGCGCGTGcgccacgcgcagcggcttgtgGCCGCGCGTGCAGGGCGCGTGCGTCTTTCCGCGATGCACACATTTCGCCGGACTCGCCTCGTCGTCGCCCACCTAGTGTGCCTCATTTGATTCCAACTTACGGAAACTGTGAAAATGGCCGAACAAGGTTTCCGGGTGCTCGGATTTTCGCCCTGATCCGTACGGAATAAGATTTTTCGATAATCAatcaaaacatcaaattgatcggaaaACGTGTGAACTAGGGCtccgataccaatgttggaaatGACTAATctcgaaaaccggattcgacacttaatcaaatccctaaatcaatgcggaagacgaagctccgggaaaacacgcatcaccgatcgtaaagcacaccactgagtcgagcgtaccttcaTAGCCACATTAAACACCGTCGTCATGGAGGAAGAACCGGCTCGATGAAGCCttaaagggaagaaattggaagccgtatgcccACTGCTCTTCTGGGAGAGAAACGCGCGGGAGAAGCGacgttgattgtgccaaagggtgcgttttctctcccttttataccttccccatccacggccctattcccgtgggccgggctttttgggcccaacttgggtggacgggccaactcgcccatctcataaatccacgTTTTGAAATCATTTGTTAGGATGATTGCCTTTGAACCGTACACGCTCATTCGTAAAGTTAATGTTGCTGATTTAAGTGTCTTGATTCTTTGATCTTGATCAAATCATGTATTTGGATTCAAAAGTAGATTTCTTCGTGAAAATGTAGGTGTTTACATGTTTTGTATGCCAtaaaatttttgtggaaaactCACATCTCTAGATATGCATGAACATACTCTTATTGTGTAATGCTTGCTTGTCACTTTGCTATTACTACACCATTGTGACTTGCtcctttattttaaaaaaatcatatggcATTAGTTTCATTAAGTTTGAAATTCCGTATGGTGTTCAAAAGAGAGCTTGATTAGAGTACCATTGATGCACCCAAATTCTCATTGAACATTTCGAGGTATTTCACAATTTTAATGAAGTTAATGACATAttctgaaaattctcaaaaccTGAAAATTTTAGATGTTGATCTGAGTTTTCTTTTGATATCAAGTTTGTTGGAATAAGTCATGTTTGATAGTTCAAAGGACTTGATTAGTGTGTAGACATTATCCGCATCCGGGTCCTAAAATTCATTTCCCAAGGACATTGTACGTGtctcaaaatttcaataaatttaatatcattGTTTGTTATCACTTGTaacttaaaaattttcttttaaggactaaattgcaatttttcaaaacttgtgtccttgattgcaatttttcaaaattgtgtTCTTGGTTGCAAATTTTTAAGAAGTTTGATCTTTCGGTTTTCTTTCTTGTATGCATGCTTAAATGATtgcatttttccttgattgtgcaattgacccgttTCAATTCactttcattgattgattgattgattgattgagaaccAAGGTCTTATGACCTAAGTGCATGAGCTTATATTTCTTTTGCATGTGTTTTCTATATGTATGGCTTATGACTAATGCATGTACACGAGGTAAACCAAAAGGACACACCTACACACAAATTTTAGTCGTTCGCTTTGTCCACCGCTACGAACATAAGGGATGACCAAATACCAATGGCTAAAAACAATCAATTAGTGGTTATACGACGGCTAAAAATGCAATGAATTCTCAAAGGCCAATTCTAAGGCATGCCTTGTGCTTTGAATTTCCTTGAAATGTTTGCACTTATCTGATTGTGTTTGATTGCATCATTGATTGTTGTTTTCGCATTAGTTAGTATTATACTAATTCCAACAAATCGACCCATGGAGGATGATTATAGGGACTTGAAGACGGTACGATTtctaatgttcaatttggcTTTGATAATTTGTACTAATTCATTTCCCGATATATCTCTTGGGCTTCCTTTTGTGTTATACAGATACCCGATGAGTTGTGAGTCTACTTTAGTTGTACTTTgaattgtttttctttacttctttatttttttgtcttgagTGTTTATTTTTTGTAACGCAATTTCAATgtacttgattgattatttctttcatttcaatAGTTAGAATAGAGATACACGAATGAACCATCAATGTGTTATCACTTAGtatcaaaaaattgaacttgtacaaaaaaaatgtaaaagactGCTTGACCACCTTAAATAACAACCATACTCATAAGTACCAAAAgggtgctaatagaaatatttagagtaacccaagtccccaaaCCCACGAAATCTCTAGTTTTGTGAAATCAAGGAGGTCTCATAACCcttgattgggtttctagccacCCCAAACAAAGAGGCTAGTTGTGACTCATAGATAATGTGTTGTTGGTTGTGACATTAGATACTGATTTGGGAGAATTCACATTCTCGATTGATGGATCCCTTGgatgaaaattaaagaatatGCTTTTGAGTTTTCTTTATGTGATGCACCTTAAGGACTGTCTATTAAACAAGTATCTCTAAACCTGTTCCTTAGTATCAAAAGCCCGCAAGGTTAGGTTGCAACAAGTGTTAAgtttttgactttcaaattagtGATAAGAGTATTTTGGACCACGCAAAatttgttttaggattttttgaagcAGGACTATAAAATGGATGTCAATGGATGTGTTACATAATACATCCAAAAACCTTAtccttctttttgtttctcataTCATCCTATTAGATCTTTAGATCTTGTGACTccaaagtgaatttttttttagagctTTTGAATTGTACTCTTGTACTTATTGAAAATAGTAAAACCCCGCTCTCTCCCCATTGTCTTCCGGTCCAAGACTCTAACTAAACCTTCCCAAAATGACAATACCTTCATCTTGATTCTCCATTGACCAAAATTGTTTTGGCCCTTCAAAGGTGCCACTTTGAATTTGATAGATGCCATATCAAATAAAAAGACCGAAATTCCTTTACTCTAATACtaatttgttgaaaaaaatgtcaaaagatACATTAATTGAAGCACAAATagtaaatgatgaaaagaaaatcaaaatcacatgAGAAGCATGATATACGTGGAAATCCAAAATGGGAAAAACCATGGGGAGATAGAGGGTTTCACTATCTTCAACAACAAGTACGAGAGTATAATCCAAAAGCTAAAACTACTTGGTGAGCCACAAGATTTAAAGGTCTAATAGGAAGATAGGAAAAACAAGGAGAGGCTAAGGTTTTTAGATTGCTGTGTAACATGTCCCTTTCTATGGATGTTAGTGTTGTGAGTGTGTATATGACACATTCTAGGTAAAGCTCACTGccaaattgtgaaattgattcTTCAGTACATCCACGGTACCTCAAAATGTGTGTCTCGTTCTTTCAAAAGTTGTGATATAGGACATTCGGGTTGTTAGCTTCGTTGATTTTGATTATGCAAGCAATCTCGACAAAATGAGATTTTTGGATGCTTATACTTTTATGCTTGGCATTCCACGATTAGTTGGAAATCAATTTTGCAGATATAGTTGCTTTCTACTACCAAAGCAGAGTACACGGTAGTAGCTTagcagtgaaaaaaaaaaaaaaagagaggttgTACATAAATGAGATTTTACATACCTCAAAGaagcttttaaaaaattaatataattcagTAACCATTTTCTCCTAATCTATATATTTGAAGGGAAATTACACCAAATGCCCCCATGAACTTTAGATGTAGTTCAAGTTTGTCCTCaatctttttaattatattcaatacgcccccgaactttattttattccatTAGTCAATTCTCTACTACTTTTTGGTTAACATGTGCACTTTGAAGGTGTAATagcgtattttttttttctcatttcctgaggaaatctcttctacCCGTAGttggtaaaaagaagaaggtagtACAGGAAATAGGATAAAACTAAACTAACTGaaatattaatgaaaaaaataagtatCGACAATAATGAAAGATTTGATAAATATAGATGAAAATACTAATAAAACTACTAAggtattttcagaaaaatacaattgagtaaAATGGAAATAAGACTCAATAAGAAAAGGTCAACTTAAGAAACAAGTATTCataatgtatttttaaatggttaataattaaaaatgattgattgatacaaataaaaaatcaccttcaatttcggttaatcattttcttaaatgagtTTGAAAACATCCTTCtccttataattttttaaatatttttatcattatcattaGTCATTTTTTTACCGAGTCAACCTTTAAATATATAATGAGTAACCAATTGTCGTCATCTTGACCTTCTTATGTTGAGTTATTTTCCCTTTATCCAATTCATGTAATTCTTCTTCTCAAAATGTCTTATTTAGTTCCATTGAAGTGGctatatttatcatatattaattttatatatgattttatgaatattttagtTGATGTATTTTTGTCCATCTTATTTATAGAAATTCACATGAGATGAAAATACACTTTTACCCCTAAAAGTGCTGTGCAAACCATAACCAACCTCACTTGAAGTTGCCTAGGTTGGGAAAGTGACGCCTAAGATTGCACAACCTTAGGCAAGGCTGGGTCGGCACCAATGAGGCTCATCAATGGCCTAAGTTCTATCGGCAAAGggttgatatatttttttaaaagaaatagtaagagtcatttttctttttcttttcataatagTGAAAGTGTTTTACAaagtatagttttttttttttccaaatagcATTGAAATTAAAGTTGCTTCCCATTATGTTTTTAAATTATACTTTACTAAACACTATTTGTATTTTAGAAAATCACTTTCACCTAAAgttctttgcattttttagaGGCTTTCCTCAAATGTGTTACCAAATACACCTGCAATTTTGAAGTGAAACAGAAGCAAGTTCAATATGGAGAATGGGAAGAAGAGAGTTGATCAGAAGTCTATATTGTGTTCTTGCATCAATTTGCTGGTTTTTATATGCCCTACGTACTTGCTTAGACATCGTCGTTAGTGCTCGTCCCATGTGGAAAATATTAGTGCTTGATAATGTCGTTTCGTGAGATACAATTTTCTTCTATTTGAGACGATGATAATGAGTGATGAAAATTATGAGAAACATTCACACGTGCCAGTTCACGCGTGAATTGATTCCTGACCTGGCACGTGTGAATTGATTCCTTGCTTTATTTGGAAAGTTGATTTTAGGAGTTTGCTAATTTGGACTACGAAAGTTCTACAAATTAAAGAATATGTTATTGACAGGcataatttaccaatttaggctAATGGGTAGGATTTTTTCATTTAACTAATGGTCCCAGAGGCTGCAACTCCCCCTAAATTTTCTAATCAGGCCGACGGTAGCAGATTTACAGCAACAATTACAAGCACTAACAAACCACAGCCAAGATAGATATGATTTCCAAAAGCATTTCAATTAAAGGCAGATTTACAACGCGCATGGCAGCAAGAGGAGCAGTACCGGGCAATGCAGCCTCTCGACATGGTGGCTAAAGTGGGGAGATCAAAACACACGTTTCTTCCATGCTACAACTATTCAGCACCGACAGCGAAATAAGATCAGTTTATTACAAGACCATCAACAACAATGGGTGTGATGAAGCTGCACTTAAGGATATgactttagaattcttttcTAATCTATATAAGACGATAGGGTACCGGAATTATGACCCCATTTTGAATCAATGCTTGTCCATTGTTACACTGGAGATGAATGAGGGGTTGACTGTTGAACTAATGATGGAGGAAGTCCAAGAGTTGCTTTTCACGTAAAACAAAAGCCCCAGGCCCTAATGGGTTGAATGGCCTTTCTACCAATCTCACTCGGGATACCATTAAGCAGATCTTCTTCGTTTGTCCAAGCTTTCTTTCAAACTCGAGTCCCGCCTTCCGACCTAAACAAAACAATCCTATCCCTTATCCCCAAAGTCCCTAACCCGAATGccttgatcaattttgaccTATTAGTTTATGCAACTACGCGtacaaaatcatatccaaaaaataaagaaagtccAGCTTAGTTTGAGCATAGCCTCTAAAGGGCTTTTCTTTGGGGATAGGAATCCCTATACACTCTAACTTGACTGCCTTGCATAGTTTAACAAGGTTTGTTCCTTCAAAAATGGGGTGTCAACAAATAAGTAGAGCAATCACAAGTAGCATAATTCAGCGAATTCACACTACAACAACACAAACATTTTAACAAGGCCTTAAAAGATAGACTATGATCAGCCAAAGCATACAATTAATAGTAGTTACTGGCGCAACCTATTCTTCATAAGCAAAATTGAGAAACTGATAACCTAAACCAAAGTAGTAGGCTATTCCTTAGCAAGTTTAtggtcaaatttcataaatggtAATTCTTCCAAGATCACTTCATTAGTTTGAGTAATCCTCACCCAATTATTTGTAGGTTTGAACAccagaaataagaaaatgattatCAAACTAAGTCGTTGGGGGAAAAAACGTTAAGTCTTCAGAGATCCTAACGTGCTAACCCTGATGACACAGATAAACCAATGAACTGAAGAGACAGTTTGTTGTTTCTAGTCATTACATCACCCAtgaattcttgatttttattaaatatctCTACCAAAAGCTGCAGCCACAACAAACAGTTCAATAATTAAGCCCTTCACAACCGATAATCATTAGGCATAATCGTCATTACCCAATGAGCCCATGATCCTTATGTTAATCTGTATCAAGGGACTACAGGAGTACTCAAATGtcccattgaaagaacaagacAGTTGAGTGAAAAGATTAAGCCCTTCACAAACCCCCCACACACACAATGGCATTTCGGCATTGATATCACTTGTGCCTTCAAGCGCTACAAACTTAATGGAAACAAGAAAACCATTCCCTGTGCCTTAAATTGCTACCATCACTCCAAACATTTCAATTCCACGGTAAAGATTACTAAGCAAACACGAAGCAATAAATCCGAACAAGCATCGAGAACGGACGGGTACggaaaatagggaaaagacaGCGCAACACTCACTTCATGAGGATGTCGTAGTACTCGGGATCCAAGGAAGAGAACAGGGCGTCCAGATCCTTTATCGCCATTATCGCTCTGTGCACCACTATCCAGTTCGCCGACTGCAAAGACCGCTACTTCACCACCTGGAAAGATCTACCGGTACAAGCAGCAAACacctaccaaaaataaaaataaagggcGAACCTTGCATCGCTCGTCCCGCGTGTTCGGAGGCGATCCTTCAACGTCGGTCTTGAGAGCCTCCACCGGCTTCGACCTACACGCGACGAAACGAAACACAAGGAAATGCGGAGGTGGGTCAGCTCAAAATCGATCCAGCGAAATTGCGGACGGAAAGGCGGCAAGAGAGGGATTGAGGAGGGGAAGTTTACTGCTTGAGCAAGCTCTCGATATTGCGGgacttgtgcttgatcctggaGATGATGGCCTCCGCGTTGTCCGCCTCCACGAAGTCGTCCGTCGCCACCATCATTCCAGCAAAGCGCCAAAAGTAATTGCATAACCGGCACTTCGGGGCGGGTGGACAGGCGGAGGTTATTGGGGAGGTAGACGAGGGCGAGCCGGAACGCGACCGACGCGATGACCCATGTccagaaccccgagcgcgcaCGCTTCTACTTCTTCGTCTCTATCTTCTGCTTCGTCATTtatctctcctccattttcgccATCGTGGTTCGATGTGTTGGCGTCGGGTGCGTAGGCAGAGGCGAAGGCGGAGGAGACAGGGGCGACGGACTCCAACGCtaacggaggcaaccggcggaggggcgtcggcgtccaAGTCGGGTTCaggggaggaggcggaggctATGTCGGCATCGGCGTCGACAACTTcgcggaggggagagagagagcatagcagacgtcgcgagagggaggaggaggagaagagaaagtgagagagagaaaaaaattgtagaaaattcaatcgaggagagagaaatcttTTGGGCGGGAGTCGTGACCTGTCTTTTCTTCTGCagcgagccgagccgagccgagcccaCCCCTTCATTTTCCAGCGGGTCTCACATGACGCATGTTGATCTTTGAGTGGTAAGTGCGCACCATGTCAGCAGATGACGTGACGCACACATAccacttaatattttctcaggGGGAAGCTAGCCAGAGGCAGCTAGCACGCCACGTCCCACGTGCGCCGATACATAGAAGGAAGATacgagagaagagagaggggggccGTTTTAAGAGGGGCTAGTTTTGAAGAGTTCCGGGTAagcttgagggagagagagctcaagagtaggggtgtgcatggtttgGGCGGGTGGTTCCTGacctagaactgggaaccgcccactaaggaccggtttcaaaaaattggaactgggatccacccgtttgttacATGGATCCAccccggaaccggaccgccggtccggttctcagggtggatccatggaaccgatcttgacgtgaaataattttggttttcaagatAGAACGGTCGGGTTTATGAGTTGGGAATGAGGAGAGGAGGTCTATGGTCgagttttcaacatagaacggttaCAAAACAATTTTCTGCAG
Protein-coding regions in this window:
- the LOC104446007 gene encoding actin-related protein 2/3 complex subunit 5A produces the protein MMVATDDFVEADNAEAIISRIKHKSRNIESLLKQSKPVEALKTDVEGSPPNTRDERCKSANWIVVHRAIMAIKDLDALFSSLDPEYYDILMKNKPC